The proteins below come from a single Candidatus Dormiibacterota bacterium genomic window:
- the rpmG gene encoding 50S ribosomal protein L33, whose protein sequence is MAKKENRVIVVLACTECKRRNYNTQKNKQKTTERLELSKYCRFCRCHRPHRETR, encoded by the coding sequence GTGGCAAAAAAGGAAAACCGCGTGATCGTAGTGCTGGCATGCACGGAGTGCAAGCGCCGGAACTACAACACGCAGAAGAACAAGCAAAAGACGACGGAGCGGCTCGAGCTGAGCAAATACTGTCGTTTCTGCCGTTGCCACCGCCCCCATCGTGAGACGAGGTAG